Proteins co-encoded in one Desulfitobacterium hafniense DCB-2 genomic window:
- a CDS encoding type II toxin-antitoxin system RelE/ParE family toxin, whose amino-acid sequence MNKMYQVLWTQTAQQDLRTIIAYIADDNITVAQRIYTEIRQKCGNLRQLPHQERIVPELKYHGITLYRELIIRPWRIIYKLEENKVWVLAVIDGRRNMEDILLNRFIL is encoded by the coding sequence ATGAATAAGATGTATCAGGTTCTGTGGACACAAACTGCCCAGCAGGATTTAAGAACAATCATCGCTTATATCGCTGATGACAATATAACGGTGGCGCAAAGAATATATACGGAGATCAGGCAAAAATGCGGCAATTTACGGCAACTGCCTCATCAGGAGCGAATCGTTCCTGAGCTGAAATATCATGGCATTACCCTTTATCGGGAATTGATTATCCGGCCTTGGCGGATTATTTATAAACTTGAAGAAAACAAGGTTTGGGTTCTTGCCGTGATCGATGGCCGAAGAAATATGGAAGATATTCTGCTCAACCGGTTTATACTATAA
- a CDS encoding FAD-binding protein, whose product MDKQKTEKENRIEMSRRSFLKGSLTAGMLAAGGAMLTACSPATTGSAGAGAGDAGTAGSGDGNAGSRIAPGYANPDGIGIPLQPDRTEDADVVVIGSGMGGFVAAMLSKELSPESRVIMLEKNGFLGGNTNFAEGGGGFANLSPADARMKSLSECAARNYVVDPQLFYTMCLEQGDCSDWLFAKHKVPLAFYGSPQPLYEGGHGASAIKTLTPQAEALGVDIRLDSRAFALVLGDEYTVTGLQYKDGDDKVVQVNAKAVVIASGGMNNNSDLLKLYANQDVNKIIPLGIGQDGDGHLMVEQTAHGKSLLQTIDGFFAGMGTNSEPGDFNSDLNTAVGFQFSDIFVNQYGVRFYDESVSFIKGFGLTAISQIILAQAQAFSIFDESYLRKWEAGEWQNGKNGYDSATKLPRSDYPLQVREDLEKFSSMSWFYQADSIEELGKAIAADVETFVVEDFVKTVEAYNAAAAGAEDEFGKPAEFIWPLGTPPFYAVKAGVNAYNTNGGIRINRSAQVTDAKGKPISGLYASGIATAGWDSQTYGGGTNQPVAIWCSCAAARHLVENCLGGTVDPNWMGDVHVTDLYEEFANIDTSGNPLG is encoded by the coding sequence ATGGACAAGCAAAAGACAGAAAAAGAAAATCGGATTGAGATGTCCCGCAGATCATTTCTGAAAGGCAGCTTGACTGCCGGTATGCTGGCAGCCGGCGGAGCGATGCTGACAGCCTGCTCTCCGGCAACGACAGGCAGTGCCGGCGCAGGCGCTGGAGATGCAGGTACAGCTGGATCAGGCGACGGCAATGCCGGCAGCCGAATCGCACCGGGATACGCGAATCCGGATGGCATCGGCATCCCGCTTCAGCCCGATCGCACCGAAGACGCTGATGTGGTGGTAATTGGTTCGGGCATGGGTGGCTTCGTGGCAGCCATGCTGTCTAAGGAGCTCTCCCCAGAATCCAGGGTCATCATGCTGGAGAAGAACGGCTTCCTGGGCGGCAACACGAACTTCGCAGAAGGCGGCGGAGGTTTTGCCAACCTCAGCCCGGCAGACGCCCGAATGAAGAGCCTTTCGGAATGCGCTGCCCGTAACTACGTGGTGGATCCCCAGCTTTTCTATACCATGTGCCTGGAGCAGGGTGATTGTTCCGATTGGCTGTTTGCCAAGCACAAAGTACCGCTGGCTTTCTATGGCAGCCCGCAGCCGCTTTATGAAGGCGGCCATGGCGCATCGGCCATCAAAACACTGACACCCCAGGCTGAGGCGTTGGGGGTCGATATCCGCCTGGATTCGCGCGCTTTCGCGCTGGTGCTTGGCGATGAGTACACGGTGACCGGTTTGCAGTACAAGGATGGGGACGACAAGGTTGTACAGGTCAACGCCAAGGCAGTAGTGATTGCCTCGGGAGGCATGAACAACAACTCCGATCTGCTGAAACTATACGCAAATCAGGACGTAAACAAGATCATACCTCTGGGCATAGGGCAAGACGGCGATGGCCATCTGATGGTTGAGCAGACCGCCCATGGCAAAAGTCTGCTCCAGACCATCGATGGCTTCTTTGCCGGTATGGGTACCAACAGCGAGCCGGGTGACTTTAACTCCGATCTCAACACAGCTGTGGGTTTCCAGTTCAGCGATATCTTCGTCAATCAGTATGGCGTGCGCTTCTACGATGAGTCGGTATCATTCATCAAGGGTTTCGGCCTCACCGCGATCTCGCAGATCATTCTAGCTCAGGCGCAGGCCTTCTCCATTTTTGATGAGTCCTACCTCCGGAAGTGGGAGGCCGGGGAGTGGCAAAATGGCAAGAACGGCTATGACAGCGCCACAAAGCTGCCGCGCAGCGATTATCCTTTGCAGGTCAGAGAGGACTTGGAAAAGTTCTCGTCCATGAGCTGGTTTTATCAGGCCGACAGCATCGAGGAGTTAGGCAAGGCGATAGCTGCCGATGTCGAGACCTTCGTTGTGGAGGATTTCGTAAAGACGGTGGAGGCCTACAACGCGGCGGCTGCCGGAGCCGAAGACGAGTTCGGCAAGCCGGCGGAGTTTATCTGGCCCCTTGGGACCCCTCCCTTCTATGCCGTCAAGGCCGGAGTCAACGCCTACAACACCAACGGCGGCATCCGTATTAACCGCTCTGCACAGGTCACCGACGCCAAAGGCAAGCCAATCTCCGGCCTCTACGCCTCCGGCATCGCGACCGCAGGCTGGGATTCGCAGACTTACGGTGGCGGAACCAATCAGCCTGTGGCCATCTGGTGCAGCTGTGCGGCGGCGCGCCATCTGGTTGAGAATTGTTTAGGTGGCACAGTTGACCCCAACTGGATGGGCGATGTTCATGTCACTGATCTTTATGAAGAGTTTGCCAATATAGACACCAGCGGTAATCCACTGGGCTAA
- a CDS encoding type II toxin-antitoxin system Phd/YefM family antitoxin, giving the protein MNGKEDIRPISYIKANAAEVLDQVNESRRPVYVTQNGEARAVLLDTESYEKLKNAVGLLKLLTQGEEDIAKGKVLSQEEFFLSMDRN; this is encoded by the coding sequence TTGAATGGCAAAGAAGATATTAGACCTATTTCCTATATAAAAGCCAATGCAGCCGAGGTTCTGGATCAGGTGAACGAATCTCGCCGGCCTGTCTACGTCACTCAAAACGGCGAGGCCAGAGCCGTCTTGCTGGACACAGAGTCCTATGAGAAACTTAAAAATGCCGTTGGGTTATTGAAGCTGCTGACTCAGGGAGAAGAGGACATTGCTAAAGGCAAAGTCCTGTCCCAGGAGGAGTTTTTCCTAAGCATGGACCGGAATTAG
- a CDS encoding LysR family transcriptional regulator produces MDISKLKAFLVCCEEMNYTKAAVRLFISRQALRQTIQSLETELGTTLFSNLRNRLSLTASGETVRNYAEELTRTYESMLMEVGAVQGKTLRLGISCSLLPFFSPELPGYLEEFGTAHPELPLELLSLTTDQTIEKVLSGELTAAILVMMDWDIPGIAADTICRFPFGVTFAETHRFSRKKQIGIEDLAGEKCVVWGSPELIMRPLYEELQKAGVQISVEVIPSAKTAFYLMENENRLMFEYTYPNTKQLQVERNSPLAGSAFSWSLTLIHKSQESILPLTLLKDFLIAKYDYITISRNIIPVS; encoded by the coding sequence ATGGATATTTCAAAGCTAAAGGCCTTTTTGGTTTGCTGTGAGGAAATGAATTATACCAAAGCCGCGGTCCGCCTTTTCATATCCCGTCAGGCACTGCGTCAGACGATCCAATCTCTGGAGACCGAGCTTGGTACGACGCTTTTCAGTAATTTGCGCAACCGCCTTTCCCTGACTGCATCAGGAGAAACGGTGCGAAACTATGCGGAAGAGCTGACACGCACCTATGAATCCATGCTCATGGAGGTGGGTGCCGTTCAGGGAAAGACCCTGCGGCTTGGGATTTCCTGCTCCCTTCTGCCGTTCTTCAGTCCGGAGCTGCCCGGCTATCTGGAAGAGTTCGGAACCGCTCACCCGGAACTGCCGCTGGAGTTGTTATCCCTGACGACGGATCAGACGATTGAAAAGGTACTGTCCGGAGAGCTGACCGCCGCCATTCTGGTCATGATGGACTGGGACATTCCCGGAATCGCAGCCGATACCATCTGCAGGTTCCCCTTCGGCGTGACCTTCGCCGAAACCCACCGTTTTTCCCGAAAAAAACAGATCGGCATCGAGGATCTGGCCGGTGAAAAATGCGTCGTCTGGGGTTCTCCGGAACTGATTATGAGGCCGCTGTATGAGGAATTGCAGAAGGCAGGCGTTCAGATCAGCGTCGAAGTCATTCCTTCGGCCAAAACAGCCTTTTACCTTATGGAAAACGAAAACCGCCTGATGTTTGAATACACCTATCCCAATACAAAGCAGCTTCAGGTCGAACGGAACAGCCCCCTTGCCGGCAGCGCCTTTTCATGGAGCCTGACGTTGATCCATAAATCACAAGAAAGTATCCTGCCCCTCACCCTGCTGAAGGATTTTCTTATTGCCAAATATGACTATATCACTATTTCCCGCAACATTATTCCTGTGTCTTAG
- a CDS encoding type II toxin-antitoxin system RelB/DinJ family antitoxin: MAKSSSMYIRIDPKIKAEVEEIYARYGMSITDAINVFLYQSRNVNGLPFDLRPSAQETRVPLSPSMKGALRKYADPALRAKEEGAWEKAAEKHEGI; encoded by the coding sequence ATGGCAAAGAGTTCAAGCATGTATATCCGCATTGACCCAAAAATCAAAGCCGAGGTAGAGGAGATTTACGCGCGATACGGCATGAGCATTACTGATGCCATAAATGTTTTCCTTTACCAGTCTCGCAACGTCAATGGACTTCCTTTCGATTTGCGCCCGTCTGCACAGGAAACGCGTGTTCCTTTATCTCCAAGCATGAAGGGTGCCTTAAGAAAATACGCCGACCCTGCCTTAAGAGCGAAGGAAGAAGGCGCGTGGGAAAAGGCGGCGGAAAAGCATGAAGGTATTTGA
- a CDS encoding LysR family transcriptional regulator: MEIKQIYYFTEVSKYGSFAQAAKMLFVTPQALSKSINNLEKEYNCQLFIRKNNNLILSDIGRGLLPQAKALLEDYYAFDQRIKQLSEIENGYFRVAIVPDSLSILDINLFKKFRELYPQLNPDYLELPDRVVEEYLEAGLVETCFHINTLPNQEEYESVLLCSSELCAITRGGNNCLDRKDYVTLKDLADKKIVTKGESYKSFALLAKAAQAENITLNYEVKTADTSLALDMIASPGYVGTGPYAMYGVLEHTGDTAVPFSPSLPWNIYLSYKKYKPVSKPVQLFIKYVKEHYSISD; this comes from the coding sequence GTGGAGATTAAACAAATCTATTACTTTACGGAAGTTTCTAAATACGGGAGCTTTGCCCAGGCAGCCAAAATGCTGTTTGTCACCCCGCAGGCCTTAAGCAAATCGATCAATAACCTGGAAAAGGAATATAACTGCCAGCTTTTTATCAGAAAGAACAACAACCTAATCCTCTCGGATATCGGCCGGGGCTTGCTGCCTCAAGCCAAAGCCTTGCTGGAGGATTATTACGCCTTTGATCAGCGCATCAAGCAGTTGTCGGAGATTGAAAACGGTTATTTCCGCGTGGCGATTGTGCCGGATTCATTGAGCATCCTTGATATTAATCTGTTTAAAAAGTTCCGGGAATTATACCCACAGCTGAATCCCGATTACCTGGAATTGCCGGACAGGGTGGTGGAGGAATATCTCGAAGCAGGTCTGGTTGAGACCTGTTTCCATATCAACACCCTGCCCAACCAGGAGGAATATGAATCGGTTTTGCTCTGCTCTTCCGAGCTCTGTGCTATCACACGCGGCGGCAATAATTGTCTGGACAGGAAAGATTATGTGACTTTAAAAGATTTGGCGGATAAGAAAATCGTGACCAAGGGCGAGTCGTATAAGTCCTTCGCTCTATTGGCAAAAGCAGCTCAAGCTGAAAATATCACTTTGAATTACGAAGTAAAAACAGCGGACACATCCCTGGCCTTGGATATGATTGCCTCACCCGGCTATGTTGGCACGGGACCTTACGCCATGTATGGAGTGCTGGAGCATACCGGCGATACGGCAGTCCCCTTTAGTCCTTCTTTGCCGTGGAATATCTATTTGAGCTACAAAAAGTATAAGCCTGTCTCCAAACCAGTGCAGTTATTTATAAAATACGTAAAAGAGCATTACAGTATAAGTGACTGA
- a CDS encoding FAD-dependent oxidoreductase yields MKKDFSRRDFLKAAAAGVVSTSTLGILSGCSSGSPASAPKGTYKPGTYTATAQGMGEVTVTMTFDENTITDVVLDLANETAGIGQAAKDTLIAQILDGQSVQVDGVSGASITSKAVMKAAADCITQAGGNPVVVSPGSSGSAGTDWLGQAPEIADSEIVKTYDYEVVVIGAGTSGTFAACSAVEEGAKTVLIEKSGADFGGSGIRDTLGAIGSKQQIANKDNPDKFDVIRLMYQHSQGYGDQRLFKVWADNSGEAIDWYTERMAKHDVKVLHEVDNHDTGEKFEFYDVGHSVQWEGREYKSQFTMFLLLDDYKAKGLEVHHDTEMIKLLKDGSKVTGILAKSGDKYVRYNASKGVIVCTGGYSNNTEMLQALQPETLKMTGVNRSFPGSSGQGIKACLWAGGIMDETHAGMIFDRACVKPDASGPEDAGWFWMGSQPFLKVDLKGRRFTNESGSYDHILHTAFNLLPEHTYAMIWDADYPEDIKRFESHGCSRLYPHANGTESVFPMEYIQNVMNPDLQKQGYIVQADTIEELAGKLNIPADNLKATVDRYNELYDQQKDEDFDKEPFRLSQLRTAPFYGTRQCGGYFIATMDGVKINTDMNAIDKDGNAIEGLYVAGDCSGGYFHGSYVNLLAGAAAGRSVTFGRLAGRNAARRRV; encoded by the coding sequence ATGAAAAAGGATTTTTCCCGCCGCGACTTTTTAAAGGCCGCTGCAGCAGGTGTCGTCAGTACAAGCACCCTCGGTATCCTCAGCGGCTGTTCGTCCGGTTCCCCTGCCTCTGCCCCCAAAGGGACTTACAAGCCCGGCACCTATACTGCCACCGCCCAGGGCATGGGCGAAGTAACCGTTACCATGACTTTCGACGAGAACACCATCACCGATGTGGTTCTTGACCTGGCCAACGAGACCGCAGGCATCGGCCAGGCAGCTAAGGATACGCTTATCGCTCAGATCCTTGACGGTCAGAGCGTGCAGGTCGACGGCGTATCCGGTGCATCGATCACCAGCAAGGCGGTTATGAAGGCCGCGGCCGATTGCATCACCCAGGCCGGCGGCAACCCCGTTGTCGTCTCCCCGGGCTCTTCCGGCTCCGCAGGTACCGACTGGCTTGGCCAAGCACCGGAGATCGCCGACAGCGAGATCGTCAAAACCTATGATTATGAGGTGGTGGTCATTGGCGCCGGGACCTCCGGCACCTTTGCCGCCTGCTCAGCCGTTGAAGAAGGCGCGAAAACCGTGCTTATCGAGAAATCGGGCGCGGACTTCGGCGGTTCCGGCATCCGTGATACACTTGGGGCCATTGGCTCAAAGCAGCAGATCGCCAACAAGGATAACCCGGATAAATTTGACGTGATACGCCTGATGTATCAGCATTCCCAAGGCTATGGCGACCAGAGGCTTTTCAAGGTTTGGGCGGATAATTCCGGTGAGGCCATTGACTGGTATACCGAGCGCATGGCCAAGCATGACGTGAAAGTCCTCCACGAGGTGGATAATCACGACACCGGAGAGAAATTTGAATTTTATGATGTGGGCCATTCCGTCCAGTGGGAGGGCAGGGAATACAAGTCCCAATTCACCATGTTTCTTCTCTTGGACGATTACAAGGCCAAAGGGCTTGAAGTTCACCACGATACGGAGATGATCAAGCTCCTGAAAGACGGAAGCAAGGTCACCGGCATCCTTGCCAAAAGCGGCGATAAATACGTGCGCTACAACGCTTCCAAAGGTGTGATTGTGTGCACCGGGGGCTACTCCAACAACACTGAGATGCTCCAGGCTCTCCAGCCCGAGACGCTGAAGATGACCGGTGTTAACCGCTCTTTCCCAGGCAGTTCCGGCCAGGGGATCAAAGCCTGCCTGTGGGCCGGCGGCATAATGGATGAGACCCACGCAGGCATGATCTTTGACCGGGCCTGCGTGAAGCCTGATGCCTCCGGCCCGGAAGATGCCGGCTGGTTCTGGATGGGCTCCCAGCCCTTCCTGAAGGTAGACCTGAAAGGCCGCCGGTTTACCAATGAATCCGGCAGCTATGACCATATTCTCCACACTGCCTTCAACCTGCTGCCGGAGCATACTTACGCTATGATCTGGGATGCCGACTATCCCGAGGATATCAAACGTTTCGAGAGCCACGGCTGCTCCCGCCTCTATCCTCATGCCAACGGTACGGAATCGGTTTTCCCCATGGAGTATATCCAGAACGTCATGAATCCCGATCTTCAGAAGCAGGGATACATCGTCCAGGCCGATACCATCGAAGAGCTGGCCGGGAAGCTGAACATTCCCGCCGACAACCTCAAAGCAACGGTAGACCGCTATAATGAGCTTTACGATCAACAGAAGGACGAAGACTTTGACAAAGAGCCCTTCCGCCTTTCCCAACTGCGCACCGCGCCCTTTTACGGCACCCGCCAGTGCGGCGGATACTTCATCGCCACCATGGACGGCGTCAAGATCAATACCGACATGAACGCCATCGATAAAGACGGCAACGCCATCGAAGGCCTGTACGTTGCGGGCGACTGCTCAGGCGGTTATTTTCACGGCAGCTATGTGAACCTGCTGGCCGGTGCCGCCGCCGGACGCAGCGTTACCTTTGGCCGGCTGGCCGGCCGCAACGCCGCGCGCCGGCGAGTCTAA